The following are encoded in a window of Mycolicibacterium tusciae JS617 genomic DNA:
- a CDS encoding long-chain-fatty-acid--CoA ligase has product MPEISTIADIVRVQARVRPDAAALVVGERTISFAELDTRSSRVAQAFRAAGVGFGDRVAFIEKNGAEFFEVVCGLAKLGAVGVPVNWRLAPPEMLHVIEDAQARIVVVGSEFFGHLEAIEDRLTTVSAIVAIGVHDRWQEFEDWLTGHRNEDPDVTTDSDDIAFLMYTSGTTGLPKGVMLTNGNYLCKSSGIAHQWRFTADSVSLAVMPMFHMAGSGWVLVGLYEGATTVVLRDVDPVAILNSVVRHRITNLLLVPAVIQMMLDAPGVEAADFSSVRAIVYGASPITDDVLMKGLDRFGCEFLQVYGLTETTGSVTQLDEHDPVGRPDLLRSCGKPYPWVELCIVDDDGREVPIGTVGEVWTRSAQNMRGYWNNPDATAATVTDDGWLKTGDAGYIDRDGFVYLNDRKKDMIVSGGENVYPTEVENVLMTHPAVGDVAIIGIPDEKWGEAVKAVIVPTAGTAPTEAELIAYARERLAGFKLPKSVDFAEVLPRNPSGKLLKRTLREPYWTGVDRRIG; this is encoded by the coding sequence ATGCCCGAGATCTCAACCATCGCCGACATCGTGCGCGTCCAGGCGCGGGTACGGCCCGACGCCGCGGCGCTCGTCGTTGGCGAAAGGACGATCTCGTTCGCGGAGCTCGACACGCGGTCCAGCCGAGTCGCCCAAGCCTTCCGTGCGGCCGGTGTCGGCTTCGGCGACCGCGTCGCCTTCATCGAAAAGAACGGAGCCGAGTTCTTCGAGGTGGTTTGCGGACTCGCCAAGCTGGGTGCCGTTGGTGTGCCGGTGAACTGGCGCCTCGCGCCACCGGAGATGTTGCATGTCATCGAGGATGCGCAGGCCCGGATCGTCGTCGTGGGATCCGAGTTCTTCGGCCATCTGGAAGCGATCGAGGATCGGCTGACAACGGTGAGCGCCATCGTGGCGATCGGAGTGCACGACCGTTGGCAGGAATTCGAGGACTGGCTGACCGGTCATCGGAATGAAGACCCAGATGTCACAACGGATTCCGACGATATCGCCTTCCTGATGTACACGTCGGGCACCACTGGACTGCCCAAGGGCGTCATGCTGACCAACGGTAACTATCTTTGCAAGTCCAGCGGTATCGCGCACCAGTGGCGGTTCACCGCCGACAGCGTCAGCCTCGCGGTGATGCCGATGTTCCACATGGCCGGGTCGGGGTGGGTGCTGGTCGGACTCTACGAAGGCGCCACCACCGTGGTGCTGCGCGACGTCGATCCGGTTGCGATCCTGAATTCCGTTGTCCGCCACCGGATTACCAACCTGCTGCTAGTGCCCGCCGTAATCCAGATGATGCTGGACGCCCCGGGTGTCGAGGCCGCGGACTTCTCCAGCGTGCGGGCCATAGTCTACGGCGCGTCACCGATCACCGACGACGTGCTGATGAAGGGGCTCGACCGCTTCGGATGCGAGTTCCTCCAGGTGTACGGGCTGACCGAAACCACTGGCTCGGTAACGCAACTCGACGAGCACGACCCGGTCGGACGCCCCGACCTGCTGCGGTCCTGCGGCAAGCCCTACCCGTGGGTCGAACTGTGCATCGTCGACGACGACGGCCGCGAAGTACCCATCGGCACGGTGGGTGAGGTGTGGACGCGGTCAGCGCAGAACATGCGCGGCTACTGGAACAATCCCGACGCCACGGCCGCGACGGTCACCGACGACGGCTGGCTGAAGACCGGAGACGCCGGCTACATCGACCGTGACGGCTTCGTCTATCTGAACGACCGGAAGAAGGACATGATCGTCTCCGGCGGAGAGAACGTGTACCCCACCGAGGTCGAGAACGTACTGATGACCCATCCCGCTGTCGGCGATGTGGCGATCATCGGGATACCCGACGAGAAGTGGGGCGAGGCGGTCAAGGCCGTCATCGTGCCGACAGCAGGAACCGCACCGACCGAAGCCGAACTCATCGCCTACGCGCGCGAGCGCCTCGCCGGTTTCAAGCTGCCCAAGTCCGTCGACTTCGCCGAGGTGCTGCCCCGCAACCCGAGCGGCAAGCTACTCAAGCGAACGCTTCGCGAGCCGTATTGGACGGGCGTCGACCGTCGAATCGGCTGA
- a CDS encoding inorganic phosphate transporter translates to MSLELFLLIIVVITALAFDFTNGFHDTGNAMAASIASGALKPKAAVTMSAVLNLIGAFLSTAVAAAIAKGLIEPGLVTLELVFAGLVGGIVWNLLTWLLGLPSSSSHALIGGIVGAMLAAVGGHGVIWAGLLSKVLVPAVLAPVIATLVASIGTWLVYRMVRGVPEKRTNSGFRYGQVGSAALISLAHGTNDAQKTMGVIFLALIAYGSAAESDPMPPFWVIFACAVAIALGTYLGGWRIIRTLGKGLVEIKPPQGLAADSSSATIILLSSHFGYSLSTTHVATGSILGSGIGKAGADVRWGVAGRMASAWLITLPAAGTVGAAMYWLVNSIGGFVGATVGFLFLAGVSFIIWLQSRKTPIDHNNVNDEWEGTLAAGTGDRQPSVTSKTPEPV, encoded by the coding sequence GTGAGCCTTGAGCTGTTTCTTCTGATCATCGTCGTGATCACGGCGCTGGCATTCGACTTCACGAACGGCTTCCATGACACCGGTAACGCGATGGCGGCCTCCATCGCCAGCGGCGCGCTCAAACCGAAGGCCGCCGTCACGATGTCGGCGGTGCTGAACCTGATCGGCGCTTTCCTGTCGACCGCGGTCGCGGCGGCGATCGCCAAGGGACTGATCGAACCGGGGCTCGTCACGCTGGAGCTGGTATTCGCCGGCCTGGTGGGCGGCATCGTCTGGAACCTGCTCACGTGGCTGTTGGGTCTGCCGTCCAGTTCGTCGCACGCGTTGATCGGCGGCATCGTCGGCGCGATGCTCGCCGCGGTCGGCGGACACGGCGTGATCTGGGCCGGTCTGCTGTCCAAGGTGCTCGTTCCGGCTGTGCTGGCTCCGGTCATTGCGACGCTGGTCGCCAGCATCGGCACCTGGTTGGTGTACCGCATGGTGCGTGGCGTCCCGGAGAAGCGCACGAATAGCGGTTTTCGCTACGGCCAGGTCGGCTCCGCCGCGCTGATCTCGCTTGCCCACGGCACCAATGACGCGCAGAAGACGATGGGGGTCATTTTCCTGGCGCTGATCGCCTACGGCTCGGCCGCCGAGTCCGACCCGATGCCGCCGTTCTGGGTCATCTTTGCCTGCGCGGTGGCCATCGCATTGGGCACCTACCTCGGCGGCTGGCGCATCATCCGCACGCTCGGTAAGGGCCTTGTCGAAATCAAGCCGCCACAAGGGTTGGCCGCGGATTCGTCGTCGGCAACGATCATCCTGCTCTCCAGCCACTTCGGCTATTCGCTGTCCACCACCCACGTCGCCACCGGCTCGATCCTAGGCAGCGGGATCGGCAAAGCCGGCGCCGATGTGCGCTGGGGTGTGGCGGGCCGGATGGCCAGCGCCTGGTTGATCACCCTGCCCGCGGCGGGCACCGTCGGCGCCGCCATGTACTGGTTGGTGAATTCCATCGGCGGGTTCGTCGGTGCGACAGTCGGATTCCTGTTCCTTGCTGGTGTGTCGTTCATCATCTGGCTGCAGTCGCGCAAGACGCCGATCGACCACAACAACGTCAACGACGAGTGGGAAGGCACCCTCGCGGCGGGCACTGGCGACCGCCAACCGTCGGTGACGTCCAAGACCCCAGAACCCGTTTAG
- a CDS encoding IS256-like element ISMtu1 family transposase — MKTVPTVRLADTTDAAGLPELPEEIRLAMTSIAGAAREGLLAMSVAAGMAVMQTMFEAEIAAACGPKGKHDADRISVRHGSGKGSVTLGGRRVPVARPRARTLDGSEVALSTYAHFAADDLLTQVVMERMLAGVATRRHARTAEPVGAQVGEEAKSTSRSAISRRFVRQTETALGELMSRDLSELDIKVLMLDGEHMAQRCVVVALAITADGTKVPVGLWDGSTENKTVVRSLLADLVERGLAIDDGLLVVCDGAKALSAAVREVFGAKALIQRCTLHKRRNVADHLPDKDKAWVDAKLVKAFAHPDPDTGLRNAKSLAGQLGKNYPSAAASLREGLEEMFTVARLGIDGRLAKTLTTSNPVESMISIARTTNRNVTRWRDGQMVLRWTAAGMLNAERSFRRIKGHKQMPQLVDALRRHAHPDTGADTKSVGAAA, encoded by the coding sequence ATGAAGACCGTACCTACTGTTCGCCTCGCTGACACGACCGACGCCGCCGGGTTGCCTGAGCTGCCGGAGGAGATCCGGCTGGCGATGACCAGCATCGCCGGGGCGGCCCGGGAGGGGTTGTTGGCGATGAGCGTGGCCGCCGGGATGGCGGTGATGCAGACGATGTTTGAGGCCGAGATCGCCGCGGCGTGCGGGCCGAAGGGCAAGCACGACGCTGACCGGATTTCGGTGCGCCACGGCAGTGGGAAGGGGTCGGTGACCCTTGGTGGTCGGCGGGTGCCGGTGGCCCGGCCGCGGGCACGCACTCTGGATGGGAGCGAGGTGGCGCTGAGCACCTATGCGCACTTCGCCGCCGATGACCTGCTGACCCAGGTGGTGATGGAGCGGATGCTGGCCGGGGTGGCCACCCGCCGGCACGCCCGCACTGCGGAGCCGGTGGGCGCCCAGGTCGGCGAGGAGGCGAAATCGACTAGCCGCTCGGCGATTTCGCGCCGATTCGTGCGCCAGACCGAGACCGCGCTGGGCGAGCTGATGAGCCGCGACTTGAGCGAGCTGGACATCAAGGTGCTCATGTTGGATGGGGAGCACATGGCCCAGCGGTGCGTGGTGGTCGCGCTGGCGATCACCGCCGACGGAACGAAGGTCCCGGTCGGGCTGTGGGACGGCTCCACGGAGAACAAGACCGTGGTCCGCTCGCTGCTGGCCGACCTGGTCGAGCGCGGCCTGGCCATCGACGATGGGCTGCTGGTCGTCTGCGACGGCGCCAAGGCGCTGTCCGCGGCGGTGCGTGAGGTGTTCGGCGCCAAGGCCCTCATCCAAAGATGTACCTTGCACAAGCGGAGAAATGTCGCTGATCATCTGCCCGACAAGGACAAGGCCTGGGTGGACGCCAAGTTGGTCAAGGCCTTCGCCCACCCTGACCCAGACACCGGGTTGCGCAACGCGAAAAGCCTTGCCGGGCAACTTGGTAAGAACTATCCCAGTGCGGCCGCCAGCCTGCGCGAGGGGCTGGAGGAAATGTTCACTGTCGCCCGCCTCGGCATCGACGGCCGCCTCGCCAAGACGTTGACCACGTCCAATCCGGTCGAGTCGATGATCTCCATCGCCCGGACCACCAATCGCAACGTCACCCGCTGGCGCGACGGGCAGATGGTGCTGCGCTGGACCGCGGCCGGCATGCTCAACGCCGAACGATCCTTCCGTCGCATCAAGGGCCACAAGCAGATGCCCCAGCTCGTCGACGCCCTGCGCCGACACGCTCACCCCGACACCGGCGCCGACACCAAATCTGTCGGTGCCGCCGCCTAG
- a CDS encoding SDR family oxidoreductase: MSRNPLRWLSEQVLLAGMRPPVDPQLLLHRPDRDEIDLDGKRILLTGASSGIGEAAAAKFARRGATVVVAARRQELLDELVDRITAAGGSALSHACDLSDLGAADELCAKVERDLGGIDILINNAGRSIRRPLADSLDRWHDVERTMALNYYSPLRLIRALAPGMRERGDGHIINVSTWGVLNESSPLFSVYNASKAALTSVSRVIETEWGDDGVHSTTLFYPLVLTPMIAPTRAYDGLPGLSADEAADWMITAARVRPIRIAPRMAVTAQVVNSVAPGVVNTLMKRQRVQPTS, from the coding sequence GTGAGTAGGAATCCGCTGCGCTGGCTCTCCGAACAGGTGCTGCTGGCGGGCATGCGACCGCCGGTCGACCCGCAATTGTTGCTGCACCGCCCGGATCGCGACGAGATCGACCTCGACGGCAAGCGGATCCTGCTGACCGGGGCGTCGTCGGGCATCGGCGAGGCCGCCGCTGCGAAGTTCGCCCGTCGCGGTGCCACCGTCGTCGTCGCGGCCCGCCGCCAGGAACTCCTGGACGAATTGGTCGACCGGATCACCGCCGCCGGCGGATCCGCCCTGTCCCACGCCTGCGACCTGTCCGATCTGGGTGCCGCCGACGAACTGTGCGCCAAGGTCGAACGCGACCTCGGCGGCATCGACATCCTGATCAACAACGCCGGACGCTCGATCCGCAGACCGCTGGCGGACTCCCTCGACCGGTGGCACGACGTCGAGCGCACCATGGCGTTGAACTACTACTCGCCGCTGCGGCTCATCCGAGCCCTGGCGCCGGGCATGCGTGAACGTGGCGACGGGCACATCATCAACGTGTCGACCTGGGGTGTGCTGAACGAATCGTCGCCTCTGTTCTCGGTGTACAACGCGTCGAAGGCGGCACTTACCTCCGTCAGCCGCGTCATCGAAACCGAATGGGGCGACGACGGGGTGCACTCGACGACGCTGTTCTATCCACTGGTCCTCACGCCGATGATCGCCCCCACCCGGGCGTACGACGGCCTGCCCGGGTTGAGCGCCGACGAAGCAGCCGATTGGATGATCACGGCCGCGCGCGTGCGCCCGATACGTATTGCGCCGCGGATGGCCGTCACCGCCCAGGTGGTGAACAGCGTCGCACCCGGTGTGGTCAACACGCTGATGAAACGGCAACGCGTTCAACCCACCAGCTGA
- a CDS encoding helix-turn-helix transcriptional regulator produces MATTQPEQPDGPDALERLSNLDDPLRRRLYRHVAEADAPVSRDEAATTIGIGRTLAAYHLDKLAGAGLLDVHYQRPGGRGGPGAGRPAKLYTRAARELTVSVPPREYLLLAQLLVESLEHDVGARSVVHGAAFAAGRRAGDASGRDIVGALRSCGYLPRIADNGRIELRNCPFHVVAQDHTEVVCGLNLHLVQGVLAGCGARKSRAELNPHPNRCCVVIHGARARQPKK; encoded by the coding sequence ATGGCGACGACCCAGCCGGAACAACCCGACGGCCCCGATGCACTGGAGCGCCTCAGCAATCTCGACGATCCGTTGCGGCGGCGCCTATACCGCCACGTGGCCGAGGCCGATGCGCCGGTGTCGCGCGACGAGGCGGCCACGACGATCGGAATCGGCCGTACGCTGGCGGCCTACCACTTGGACAAGTTGGCGGGCGCGGGCCTACTCGACGTTCACTACCAGCGCCCGGGCGGAAGAGGCGGGCCGGGCGCCGGGCGTCCCGCGAAGCTGTACACCCGCGCGGCACGAGAATTGACCGTCTCCGTACCGCCTCGGGAGTACCTGCTGCTTGCCCAGCTACTGGTCGAATCGCTCGAACATGACGTCGGCGCGCGGTCGGTGGTCCACGGCGCCGCGTTCGCCGCCGGCAGGCGCGCGGGCGACGCGTCGGGCCGCGACATCGTGGGCGCACTGCGCAGCTGCGGCTACCTGCCGCGCATCGCCGACAACGGCCGCATCGAGCTGCGCAACTGTCCGTTCCATGTGGTCGCTCAAGATCACACCGAGGTGGTCTGCGGACTGAATCTGCATCTCGTCCAGGGCGTACTTGCCGGATGTGGCGCCCGCAAGTCACGCGCCGAGCTCAACCCTCACCCGAACCGATGTTGTGTGGTCATCCACGGCGCGCGCGCCAGACAGCCGAAAAAATAG
- a CDS encoding DUF3349 domain-containing protein yields the protein MATVNKFLTKVVAWITDGYPEGVPGPDRVPLLALLKRRLTDDEVKAVTGELMNRGEFDHADIGVLITQITDELPTLDDAERVRARLATKGWPLDDPRDPEEGA from the coding sequence ATGGCGACCGTTAACAAATTCCTCACCAAGGTCGTGGCGTGGATCACCGACGGTTATCCGGAGGGCGTTCCCGGCCCCGACCGGGTTCCGCTTCTGGCTCTGCTCAAGCGGCGTCTTACCGACGACGAGGTCAAAGCCGTCACTGGAGAGTTGATGAACCGCGGCGAGTTCGATCACGCCGATATCGGTGTGCTGATCACCCAGATCACCGATGAGCTACCCACTCTCGACGACGCCGAACGGGTGCGGGCACGACTGGCCACGAAGGGCTGGCCACTCGACGATCCTCGTGACCCGGAGGAGGGCGCATAG
- a CDS encoding DoxX family protein has protein sequence MVTSTPRTGEGVLRRAASDPAYGAFLLLRIGFTVLPILMGVDKFTNFLVDWEVYLAPWIVDLSPLSAHGTMLVVGVVEIVAGLAVAIKPRYAAYVVAAWLAGIIVNLLTYSGFYDVALRDFGLLLGALTLGRLAWVYDPAWGRGKASGTTASA, from the coding sequence ATGGTCACCTCAACGCCGCGAACAGGCGAGGGAGTACTACGGCGGGCCGCCAGCGATCCCGCTTATGGGGCATTTCTCTTGCTGCGGATCGGTTTCACTGTGCTGCCGATACTGATGGGCGTGGACAAGTTCACGAACTTCCTCGTCGACTGGGAGGTCTACCTCGCCCCGTGGATCGTCGATCTGAGCCCGCTCAGCGCCCACGGCACGATGCTGGTGGTCGGGGTGGTCGAGATCGTGGCCGGCCTCGCGGTCGCGATCAAACCTCGATATGCGGCATACGTCGTCGCGGCCTGGCTGGCCGGCATCATCGTCAACCTGCTCACCTATTCGGGCTTCTACGACGTCGCCCTTCGCGACTTCGGCCTCCTATTGGGCGCGCTGACGCTCGGTCGGTTGGCGTGGGTCTACGACCCGGCATGGGGGCGTGGAAAGGCCTCTGGAACCACGGCCTCCGCCTAA
- a CDS encoding VOC family protein, whose translation MEILASRMLIRPADYERSLVFYRDEIGLAIARDYGAGTVFYAGQSLIELAGHGTPKAGGTMWLQVRDVYATEKELVGRGVPITREARQESWGLQEMHVTDPDGVLLIFVQVPENHPLRRDSRG comes from the coding sequence ATGGAGATCCTGGCCAGCCGGATGCTCATCCGGCCGGCCGATTACGAGAGGTCGCTGGTGTTTTACCGCGACGAAATCGGATTGGCGATCGCCCGCGACTACGGGGCAGGTACCGTCTTCTACGCAGGTCAGTCGCTAATCGAGCTGGCCGGCCACGGCACGCCGAAGGCCGGCGGCACGATGTGGCTGCAGGTGCGCGATGTCTACGCGACGGAGAAGGAACTTGTCGGCCGCGGCGTGCCGATCACCCGCGAAGCCCGCCAGGAATCGTGGGGTCTGCAAGAAATGCACGTGACAGACCCAGACGGCGTTCTGCTGATCTTCGTGCAAGTTCCGGAGAACCACCCACTGCGACGGGACAGCCGGGGTTAA